CTTTCTCGTAGACTTCACGGGCGATCAAGGCTGGACTGAGATACCACATCAGAAACACTATCAAGCTGACCGCGTGTGAATAATCGCGGTACTTGAGGTTCGCTATGGCACTAATCGTCGCCAGGGGAAGCGCAAGGATGTAAGTCATCAACAAGGAAAGAGGCCAAAAAATCCATGTCCAGGATATTGAAGACGGCGTCGTTGCAGCGATAACCACAGCAGCGGCAATCGTTCCGAACATGAAATTGGCGGCAAGAAACGTGACGGTTCTCATCGGGAAAAGGATGAGAGGCAAGCGCACCTGCTTCAAATAACCTTCAGCCGCCTGAAACGATACAGTACCACCGTTTATGGAGCCGGCAATAAAATCCCAGATCACGAATCCTGTTACAACGTAGGCGATATAGGTCGAGAGCGGCACGTCGAAGATGTTCACGGCCAGAAAGGAAAAAATGAAACTGAAAAGCATGGGCCAGACTATCGCCCACAATATTCCGAGATAAGTGCGCCGATAACGTGATCGCAGGTCCGACGCCACCAGGTGGAACAGAAGGTGCCGGTACCCAAACCATGTGCGAAATTGCCCCAGCGTCGAATCTTCCGACAACTGGTTTCGATAAATTCCTGACACTACTACGACCCATTGTCCGCGAACCAGAACCATTTGATAGTTGAGCCACCCCGCATCCGCAAGCTAAAAGGTCACCACGAACCTCCCCCCCAACTAACTGAATTTTATAACTTTTTTTAACGGAAACAACTTTCGCCTCAGGGCTTGAACTCGGCGCCAATCGGCTCGTATCCGAACTCAGAGCAAAGCCAATTGAAGTTGGTTTCTATGTCAGGCCAAATAGAGCGAAGGTAGCCTTGCTCGTGAATGTCGCGACGCCACTTTTGTACGGAGGACTCGGAAGGGGCGCGCAAGCCATGCATGGATTCTGAAATTTCGCCTGGTACTTGCGCGACTAGGTGAAATTCAGAAAACTTTCTAGCCGGATTCAGTCCGTATTTGGCCTGAATGATTGATTGTAGACTGTCAGGCCCTCTAACAAGGTCCTCATAGCGAATGACGAGATGATTTGCTCGTTTGAGATGGCGCATCGAGTCAATCTCGGCATTCCAGTCGTTCGGTTTGATGTATCGAAATGTACCCATGTGTTCGCTCGTCAATACATCGAATGGATGCCGAACAATATGTATCAGCCCGATATCTTCTGGCACCAGA
The genomic region above belongs to Acidobacteriota bacterium and contains:
- a CDS encoding ABC transporter permease, which codes for MSEDSTLGQFRTWFGYRHLLFHLVASDLRSRYRRTYLGILWAIVWPMLFSFIFSFLAVNIFDVPLSTYIAYVVTGFVIWDFIAGSINGGTVSFQAAEGYLKQVRLPLILFPMRTVTFLAANFMFGTIAAAVVIAATTPSSISWTWIFWPLSLLMTYILALPLATISAIANLKYRDYSHAVSLIVFLMWYLSPALIAREVYEKENLKLFTDLNPFASLIDIFRDPMLNGLAPSQHDILLVLFYSAALWTISLAWLAAERKRLVFYL